From a single Candidatus Polarisedimenticolia bacterium genomic region:
- a CDS encoding YfcE family phosphodiesterase, with protein MKLIALGDIHGNLPALEVVLRECRAEGYDLIVHTGDLVGFAPFPNETVELVRVEKIEGVRGNLDESVSAGAEDFGGHGEDARTRRLENLAYAWTLERTERRARAFLADLPFEQRHEPAGRRTVVVHANPIDLSACMWEDRDPDYFREMGEAADADVLVFGHTHRPYHRIVDGRHFVNAGSVGYPKADDPRTGYVVINVNGSVEVQYRRFPYDVERLIRAMRDRRFPHDAEHLFKG; from the coding sequence ATGAAGCTCATCGCCCTGGGTGACATCCACGGAAACCTGCCCGCCCTCGAGGTCGTCCTGCGCGAGTGCCGGGCCGAGGGGTACGACCTGATCGTGCACACGGGAGACCTGGTCGGGTTCGCCCCGTTCCCGAACGAGACGGTCGAGCTGGTGAGAGTCGAGAAGATCGAGGGCGTGCGCGGCAACCTCGACGAGAGCGTGTCGGCCGGGGCGGAGGACTTCGGCGGCCACGGCGAAGACGCACGCACCCGCAGGCTGGAGAATCTCGCCTATGCCTGGACGCTGGAGCGCACCGAACGGCGGGCGCGCGCCTTCCTGGCCGACCTGCCGTTCGAGCAGCGGCACGAGCCGGCGGGCCGGCGGACCGTGGTGGTGCACGCCAACCCGATCGATCTGTCGGCCTGCATGTGGGAGGACCGGGACCCGGACTATTTCCGCGAGATGGGGGAGGCGGCCGACGCCGACGTCCTCGTCTTCGGCCACACGCACCGGCCGTACCATCGCATCGTGGACGGCCGCCACTTCGTGAACGCGGGCAGCGTCGGCTACCCGAAGGCGGACGACCCGCGGACCGGCTACGTGGTGATCAACGTCAACGGCAGCGTCGAGGTGCAGTACCGCCGGTTCCCTTACGACGTCGAGCGGCTGATCCGCGCGATGCGCGATCGCCGCTTTCCGCACGACGCGGAGCACCTGTTCAAGGGGTAG
- a CDS encoding YfiR family protein, translating to MGLPQSDLPPAVESEIKAHFIYTLAKFVKWPPRSFPGIGSPMIFCALGEDPLIDAFQGTVEGKTVNGRKVAFRKIARASDAEACHVLVVGSSEAAHLAEVLGRLRGSSVLTVGEAAGFTGLGGIVRLRLQEGMVQSEINVPMARRAGLQISSEFLKLSGIVKIKNQGGS from the coding sequence GTGGGGCTCCCCCAGTCCGACCTCCCCCCGGCCGTCGAGAGCGAGATCAAGGCGCACTTCATCTACACGCTCGCGAAGTTCGTCAAGTGGCCTCCGCGCTCCTTCCCCGGCATCGGCTCGCCGATGATTTTCTGCGCTCTCGGGGAGGACCCGCTCATCGACGCGTTTCAGGGCACCGTGGAGGGGAAGACGGTCAACGGACGGAAAGTCGCGTTCCGGAAGATCGCCAGGGCGTCCGATGCGGAAGCCTGTCACGTGCTCGTCGTCGGCTCCTCGGAGGCCGCGCACCTGGCGGAGGTGCTGGGCCGGCTTCGAGGGTCGAGCGTCCTGACCGTCGGAGAGGCGGCGGGCTTCACGGGTCTCGGGGGGATCGTTCGCCTTCGCCTCCAGGAGGGCATGGTCCAGTCGGAGATCAACGTGCCGATGGCGCGGCGTGCCGGGTTGCAGATCAGCTCCGAATTCCTGAAGCTGTCCGGAATTGTCAAGATCAAGAACCAGGGAGGCTCCTAG
- a CDS encoding serine/threonine-protein kinase has product MNLKKLGRFEIIREIGRGAMGRVFLADDPKIDRKVAIKTIVLPPGTSDEEARETSHRFLREAQAAGKLLHPNIVTIFDVGEEDGVSFIAMEFIEGETLEKHTRPETLLPLRRVQELIAQAAAALDHAHQNHIIHRDIKPANLMVLKGGVLKVTDFGLAKSPSANLTQAGVLLGTPSYMSPEQIQGNELDGRSDLFSLGVVLYELLTGTRPFEGDSISTIIYRVLYEDPRPPAAHNPALPPEVNGILEKALSKEPERRYATGGDMVADLVRAFSVLPQDTLSRPFPVTARQAPATRAMAQPGTTARGSRNGRDRGGRRAGRPSDAAGREDAAVRPEPGFGARHSLKIAAVVVIAGFGLVLFPRLVNRHEQAPGRVAEAGGTSGGGNLAGGTTTLAAAAGGGPGAAGMVAIDVSTIPHGGAISLDATPLAEPRVVLSLSDPKPHNIVAEAGCRRAVAEMTASDLASFKGNLVLELKPRLEEVMVASDPPGARIRLNDHDTGKMTPAVLAIDGCESRSLTLQREGYRPWTASYDADADFDAMVESLKKVKLDPVPSGTFMVKKPADYDVEIYAGDRRIGKAGETLALQEGKHALTFRNDKLFVKESAQVTIEGGRASTPLITFPAVGSLTVQAQPSNCKVFVDGVYVDVTPVLSLPIASGGHRVKVVFVPNGAEQEVNVAVSGGKDALVTVKF; this is encoded by the coding sequence ATGAATCTGAAGAAGCTGGGCCGCTTCGAAATCATCCGTGAAATCGGCAGGGGGGCGATGGGCCGGGTCTTCCTGGCCGACGATCCCAAGATCGACCGCAAGGTCGCGATCAAGACGATCGTCCTGCCGCCCGGGACGTCCGACGAAGAGGCGCGCGAGACGAGCCACCGCTTCCTGCGCGAGGCGCAGGCGGCGGGCAAGCTCCTGCACCCGAACATCGTCACGATCTTCGACGTGGGGGAGGAGGACGGCGTCTCGTTCATCGCCATGGAGTTCATCGAAGGCGAGACGCTCGAGAAGCACACGCGGCCCGAGACGCTTCTGCCCCTGAGGCGCGTCCAGGAGCTGATCGCCCAGGCGGCCGCGGCCCTCGATCACGCGCATCAGAATCACATCATTCACCGGGACATCAAGCCGGCCAACCTGATGGTCCTGAAGGGCGGCGTCCTGAAAGTCACCGACTTCGGGCTGGCCAAGAGCCCGTCCGCGAACCTGACGCAGGCCGGCGTGCTTCTCGGCACGCCGAGCTACATGTCGCCGGAGCAGATCCAGGGGAACGAGCTGGACGGCCGCAGCGATCTGTTTTCCCTCGGCGTGGTGCTGTACGAGCTCCTGACCGGCACGCGGCCGTTCGAGGGGGACTCGATCTCGACGATCATCTACCGCGTCCTCTACGAGGATCCCCGACCGCCCGCGGCGCACAATCCGGCGCTCCCCCCCGAGGTGAACGGCATCCTGGAGAAGGCGCTGTCGAAGGAGCCGGAGAGACGCTACGCCACCGGGGGGGACATGGTGGCCGACCTGGTGAGGGCCTTCTCGGTGCTGCCGCAGGACACGCTGTCGCGCCCCTTCCCGGTGACGGCCCGGCAGGCGCCGGCCACCCGTGCGATGGCGCAGCCGGGGACCACGGCCAGGGGAAGCCGCAACGGGCGGGACCGCGGCGGCCGTCGCGCCGGCCGGCCAAGCGATGCGGCCGGGCGCGAGGACGCGGCCGTCCGGCCGGAACCGGGTTTCGGTGCGCGGCATTCCCTGAAGATTGCGGCGGTGGTCGTGATCGCCGGCTTCGGTCTGGTTCTCTTCCCGCGCCTGGTGAACCGCCACGAGCAGGCGCCCGGGCGGGTCGCCGAAGCCGGCGGGACGTCCGGCGGCGGCAACCTCGCGGGCGGGACGACCACGCTGGCGGCGGCCGCGGGGGGCGGGCCGGGAGCGGCGGGAATGGTCGCGATCGACGTGTCGACCATCCCGCACGGCGGGGCCATCTCCCTCGACGCGACCCCTTTGGCCGAGCCCCGGGTCGTCCTGTCCCTGTCCGATCCGAAGCCGCACAACATCGTGGCGGAGGCCGGCTGCCGGCGCGCCGTGGCGGAGATGACCGCCTCCGACCTGGCGTCCTTCAAGGGGAACCTGGTGCTCGAGCTGAAGCCGCGCCTCGAGGAGGTGATGGTGGCGTCCGATCCTCCGGGGGCGCGCATCCGGCTCAACGATCATGACACCGGCAAGATGACGCCCGCCGTCCTGGCGATCGATGGCTGCGAGAGCCGCTCCCTGACCCTGCAGCGCGAGGGCTACCGCCCCTGGACCGCCTCCTACGACGCCGACGCCGACTTCGACGCCATGGTCGAGTCGCTCAAGAAAGTGAAGCTCGACCCCGTGCCGTCCGGCACGTTCATGGTCAAGAAGCCGGCCGACTACGACGTCGAGATCTACGCCGGCGACCGGCGGATCGGCAAGGCGGGGGAGACCCTGGCGCTCCAGGAAGGAAAGCACGCGCTCACCTTCAGGAACGACAAGCTGTTCGTCAAGGAGAGCGCGCAGGTGACGATCGAGGGGGGCAGGGCCTCGACGCCCCTCATCACCTTCCCGGCCGTCGGCAGCCTGACCGTGCAGGCGCAGCCGAGCAACTGCAAGGTCTTCGTGGACGGCGTCTACGTCGACGTCACCCCGGTCCTCAGCCTGCCGATCGCCTCCGGCGGGCACCGCGTCAAGGTCGTCTTCGTGCCCAACGGCGCCGAGCAGGAGGTCAACGTGGCCGTGTCGGGCGGGAAGGACGCGCTCGTGACGGTGAAGTTTTGA
- a CDS encoding response regulator, with translation MPSKILIADDSPNIREILRMSLETDGYAVVLAEDGEQALAMVRDEKPDLVIIDVMMPKVNGFQVCRRVKTDPATHGVPVIMLTAKSGQQDVFWGKDCGADEYITKPFSTKDLARSIARLLELRKERQGHAQGVLEEQRQRRARGEESQIVNLEWNPRAMDVFRKKYGEFKVSEAYRQFTSTVEEYLRDHKDPGPVELHDVIGLTFVLHGTVAEARQEAAKIAGRLNQIAATLYAKEDRDRGFIPFRDPRTSQEEKLPLLTFSPTVLPEKAA, from the coding sequence ATGCCCTCTAAGATCCTCATCGCCGACGATTCCCCGAACATCCGCGAGATCCTGAGGATGAGTCTCGAGACCGACGGCTACGCCGTGGTGCTGGCGGAGGACGGCGAGCAGGCCCTGGCCATGGTCCGCGACGAAAAGCCCGACCTGGTGATCATCGACGTCATGATGCCGAAGGTGAACGGCTTCCAGGTCTGCCGCCGGGTCAAGACCGATCCCGCCACCCATGGCGTACCGGTCATCATGCTCACCGCCAAGAGCGGCCAGCAGGATGTCTTCTGGGGGAAGGACTGCGGCGCGGACGAGTACATCACCAAGCCGTTCAGCACCAAGGACCTTGCCAGGTCGATCGCCCGGCTGCTGGAGCTCCGGAAGGAGCGCCAGGGCCACGCCCAGGGGGTCCTGGAAGAGCAGCGGCAGAGACGCGCCCGCGGCGAGGAGAGCCAGATCGTGAACCTCGAGTGGAACCCGCGCGCCATGGACGTCTTCCGGAAGAAGTACGGCGAGTTCAAGGTCAGCGAGGCGTACAGGCAGTTCACCAGCACGGTCGAGGAGTACCTGCGCGACCACAAGGATCCGGGGCCGGTCGAGCTGCACGACGTGATCGGCCTGACCTTCGTCCTGCACGGAACGGTCGCCGAGGCGCGCCAGGAGGCCGCGAAGATCGCCGGCCGGCTGAACCAGATCGCCGCGACCCTCTACGCCAAGGAAGATCGCGACCGCGGCTTCATCCCCTTCCGCGATCCCCGCACCTCCCAGGAAGAGAAGCTTCCGCTCCTGACGTTCAGCCCGACCGTGCTTCCGGAAAAAGCGGCCTGA
- a CDS encoding tetratricopeptide repeat protein, with the protein MSRGPLVPQASVLVLAVLLAAFATLTAAAPPAAPAPAATPPAAPPDDDDRPLDARTYARGIEALRQGRREEAVQTLKKVFQDFPDSPHAPQALLKVADLIYPAAAWTQIGSASPQAVKEAGDLLATLAQKYRSSREAPRALIKLGYILLEPANPKADLDEACARFASAAQIYPDSDAADDAYFGSGMCETMRAHPALAADFFSRLMDESPASPLAAEALYRLGLALSLLDDPAEAALVLERVRTRYPESRFAPRALERITLIHRLRLQPAFLRAQAAAKTSAAAKAQRVSDGPAAAPPEPDLYRLDETYGAPAPGRGTTAKAEETFRGASDIDIDAQGLAVVASPRSPGVFRLDPKGKVVERIANPLPGYVGVGEGLAVYISGSNQIALNSKNWGGADLKGPDGRPPREFGPVAADASGRVYLLDPRENAVLAFDRSRRLVATLRPDVKDGRFVDIARSENGVVYALEGRLKIAVELNQGKATRKINLGGLGLTEPIAFAADGLGDLFVLDGRSGWVYVASPSGERLAIIRPSKEAAARLGEPSAVAVDAIGRVYISGRKGATILRFR; encoded by the coding sequence TTGAGCCGCGGCCCGCTCGTCCCGCAGGCGTCCGTCCTCGTCCTCGCGGTGTTGCTCGCGGCGTTCGCGACCCTGACGGCCGCGGCCCCGCCGGCTGCCCCCGCGCCCGCCGCGACTCCGCCGGCCGCTCCCCCGGACGACGATGACCGTCCGCTCGACGCGCGCACCTACGCCAGGGGGATCGAGGCCCTCAGGCAGGGGCGGCGCGAGGAGGCGGTCCAGACGCTGAAGAAGGTCTTCCAGGACTTCCCCGACAGCCCGCACGCCCCGCAGGCGCTGCTCAAGGTGGCGGACCTGATCTACCCGGCGGCCGCCTGGACGCAGATCGGATCGGCCTCGCCCCAGGCGGTCAAGGAGGCGGGCGACCTCCTGGCGACGCTGGCGCAGAAGTACCGCTCCTCCCGCGAGGCGCCCCGCGCCCTGATCAAGCTCGGCTACATCCTGCTGGAGCCGGCCAACCCGAAGGCCGATCTGGACGAGGCGTGCGCCCGGTTCGCCTCCGCCGCGCAGATCTATCCCGACAGCGACGCGGCCGATGACGCCTATTTCGGATCGGGGATGTGCGAGACGATGCGCGCGCACCCGGCGCTGGCGGCCGACTTCTTCTCGCGCCTCATGGACGAGAGCCCGGCCAGCCCCCTGGCCGCCGAGGCGCTCTACCGGCTCGGCCTGGCGCTGTCGCTGCTCGACGACCCCGCCGAGGCGGCGCTCGTGCTCGAGCGCGTCCGCACGCGCTACCCCGAGTCGCGCTTCGCGCCCCGCGCCCTGGAGCGCATCACCCTCATCCACCGCCTGCGGCTGCAGCCGGCGTTTCTCCGGGCGCAGGCCGCGGCGAAGACCTCCGCCGCCGCGAAGGCCCAGCGCGTCTCGGACGGGCCGGCGGCGGCGCCGCCCGAGCCGGACCTCTACAGGCTCGACGAGACCTACGGAGCCCCGGCCCCCGGCCGCGGGACGACCGCCAAGGCGGAGGAGACGTTCCGCGGCGCGTCCGACATCGACATCGACGCCCAGGGCCTGGCGGTCGTCGCGTCCCCCAGGTCGCCGGGGGTGTTCCGGCTGGATCCGAAGGGGAAGGTCGTCGAGCGGATCGCCAATCCCCTCCCGGGGTACGTGGGAGTCGGGGAAGGGCTCGCCGTCTACATCTCGGGGTCCAACCAGATCGCGCTGAACTCCAAGAACTGGGGCGGAGCGGATCTCAAGGGTCCGGACGGCCGTCCGCCGCGCGAATTCGGCCCGGTGGCCGCCGACGCGTCGGGGCGCGTCTATCTGCTCGACCCGCGCGAGAACGCCGTCCTGGCCTTCGATCGCTCGCGACGCCTGGTCGCGACGCTCCGGCCCGACGTGAAGGACGGCCGGTTCGTGGACATCGCCCGCAGCGAGAACGGCGTGGTGTACGCGCTCGAGGGTCGCCTGAAGATCGCCGTGGAGCTGAACCAGGGGAAGGCGACCCGCAAGATCAACCTGGGCGGGCTGGGACTGACGGAGCCGATCGCCTTCGCCGCCGACGGCCTGGGGGACCTGTTCGTCCTGGACGGCCGGTCCGGCTGGGTCTACGTCGCCTCGCCGTCGGGCGAGCGGCTCGCCATCATCCGCCCGTCCAAGGAGGCGGCCGCGCGGCTCGGCGAGCCGTCCGCCGTGGCGGTGGACGCGATCGGCCGCGTCTACATCTCCGGACGCAAGGGCGCCACCATCCTGAGGTTCCGATGA
- a CDS encoding response regulator → MPSLRDLSIRKKLTVIILLSTSVALLLACGLFLAYDLYNRREAMRHRLVMLSGVVEANSRASLAFQDRSSEEETLATLRAQEPIICAAIYRADGSLFAWYSREGGGCEAPPASPGQADGARFEQGRLIQFSPIVLDGQRIGTVFLASNLDELSHSIRVNAGIALPLMAGALGVALLLASRLQRVISGPLARVAQTARLVAMEKSFTVRVEKEGKDDIGLLIDAFNEMLSQLQERDEALKTMHAELEQRVQQRTRELSEEIAQHKRAKAELVSAKEAAEAANRAKSEFLANMSHEIRTPMNGIMGMTDLILDSKLGSEQRRNLLVVKGSADALLTVINDILDFSKIEAGRLDLDPIDFRLRDALGETFKAHSQKAHAKGIELAYHVASDVPDALVGDPGRLRQVLTNLVGNAIKFTERGEVVIRVVRESKGEPEDLLHFTVRDTGIGISAAKQELIFQPFTQADGSMTRRYGGTGLGLTISAQLVGLMGGRIWVESEPGKGSAFQFTARFGRGAVQERDSDQPVPALRGMDALIVDDNATNRMILTEMLSNWGVKPTAVDGGPAALEAVEAATRTGRGYRLVLLDACMPDMDGFSVAGKIKRNPRLGGPSLMMLTSGGQRGDASRCRELGIAAYLTKPISQSELLDAIMTTLGKQVAKGPEAPLITRHSLREKRPRFRVLLAEDNEVNQQVATKILEKAGHTVAIAGNGKEALALLDNEAFDVVLMDVQMPVMGGFEATARIREREKAGGTRVPIIAMTAHAMKGDREQCLKAGMDDYVSKPIRTQELFAAIGRRLGSRAKASPDDRGKARPDGAFDREEALARFDGDQEILMSAVVGFLAESPKWLQEIRAAVKARDSGRIGKGAHSLRGAAMNVSAPHVARAAMVLEDMGQGDSVDRADEAMAVLEKEMARLEPVLQSFSKAHAA, encoded by the coding sequence ATGCCGAGCCTGCGGGACCTCTCCATCAGGAAGAAGCTGACGGTCATCATCCTGCTCAGCACGAGCGTCGCCTTGCTGCTCGCCTGCGGGCTGTTCCTGGCCTACGACCTGTACAACCGTCGCGAGGCGATGCGGCACCGTCTCGTGATGCTGTCGGGCGTCGTGGAGGCCAACAGCCGGGCCAGCCTGGCCTTCCAGGATCGGTCCTCCGAGGAGGAAACGCTCGCGACCCTGCGGGCGCAGGAGCCGATCATCTGCGCGGCGATCTACCGCGCTGACGGCAGCCTGTTCGCCTGGTACAGCCGCGAGGGAGGCGGTTGCGAGGCGCCGCCTGCGTCCCCCGGACAAGCCGACGGAGCCCGGTTCGAGCAGGGGCGCCTGATCCAGTTCAGCCCGATCGTCCTGGACGGGCAGCGTATCGGCACCGTCTTCCTCGCTTCCAACCTGGATGAGCTGAGCCACAGCATCCGCGTCAATGCGGGCATCGCCCTGCCTCTGATGGCGGGCGCGCTCGGCGTGGCCCTGCTCCTGGCGTCGAGGCTGCAGCGCGTGATCTCCGGTCCACTCGCCCGCGTGGCGCAGACCGCCCGGCTCGTCGCCATGGAGAAGAGCTTCACCGTGCGCGTGGAGAAGGAGGGGAAGGACGACATCGGCCTGCTGATCGACGCCTTCAACGAGATGCTCTCCCAGCTTCAGGAGCGGGACGAAGCCCTGAAGACGATGCACGCGGAGCTCGAACAGCGCGTGCAGCAGCGCACCCGGGAGCTGTCCGAGGAGATCGCGCAGCACAAGCGCGCCAAGGCGGAGCTCGTGTCGGCGAAGGAGGCGGCCGAGGCTGCGAATCGCGCCAAGAGCGAGTTCCTGGCCAACATGAGCCACGAGATCCGGACTCCCATGAACGGCATCATGGGAATGACGGACCTGATCCTGGACTCGAAGCTGGGGTCCGAGCAGCGGCGCAATCTGCTGGTGGTGAAGGGTTCCGCCGACGCCCTGCTCACCGTCATCAACGACATTCTCGACTTCTCGAAAATCGAGGCGGGGAGGCTGGATCTCGACCCGATCGATTTCCGGCTCCGGGATGCGCTTGGGGAGACGTTCAAGGCGCACTCCCAGAAGGCGCACGCCAAGGGGATCGAGCTGGCCTACCACGTGGCCTCCGACGTGCCGGACGCGCTCGTGGGCGACCCGGGCCGGCTGCGGCAGGTGCTCACGAACCTCGTCGGCAATGCGATCAAGTTCACCGAGCGGGGAGAGGTCGTGATCCGGGTGGTCCGCGAATCCAAAGGCGAACCTGAGGACCTGCTGCATTTCACGGTCCGCGACACCGGGATCGGCATCTCCGCGGCCAAGCAGGAGCTCATCTTCCAGCCCTTCACGCAGGCCGACGGATCCATGACCCGTCGGTACGGGGGGACCGGGCTGGGCCTGACGATCTCCGCTCAGCTCGTCGGGTTGATGGGGGGGCGCATCTGGGTGGAGAGCGAGCCGGGAAAGGGGAGCGCCTTCCAGTTCACGGCCCGCTTCGGCCGGGGCGCGGTGCAGGAGCGTGACTCGGACCAGCCCGTGCCCGCCCTGCGCGGCATGGACGCTCTCATCGTGGACGACAATGCCACCAACCGGATGATCCTGACCGAAATGCTCTCGAACTGGGGTGTCAAGCCGACCGCGGTCGACGGAGGACCGGCGGCCCTCGAGGCGGTGGAGGCTGCCACGCGGACCGGACGGGGCTATCGCCTGGTCCTGCTCGATGCGTGCATGCCCGACATGGACGGGTTCTCCGTCGCCGGGAAGATCAAGCGCAATCCCAGGCTCGGGGGACCGTCCCTCATGATGCTGACCTCCGGCGGCCAGCGAGGGGACGCCAGCCGCTGCCGCGAGCTCGGGATCGCCGCCTACCTGACCAAGCCGATCAGCCAGTCGGAGCTCCTGGACGCCATCATGACGACCCTGGGGAAGCAGGTCGCCAAAGGCCCGGAGGCGCCGCTGATCACGCGCCACTCGCTGCGCGAGAAGCGGCCCCGGTTCCGGGTCCTCCTGGCGGAGGACAACGAGGTGAACCAGCAGGTCGCCACGAAAATCCTCGAGAAGGCCGGCCACACCGTCGCCATTGCGGGGAACGGGAAGGAGGCCCTGGCGCTGCTCGACAACGAGGCGTTCGACGTCGTCCTGATGGACGTCCAGATGCCCGTGATGGGGGGTTTCGAGGCGACCGCGAGGATTCGCGAACGGGAGAAGGCCGGGGGGACCCGGGTGCCGATCATCGCCATGACGGCCCACGCCATGAAGGGAGATCGCGAGCAGTGCCTGAAGGCCGGAATGGACGACTATGTGTCCAAGCCGATCCGGACGCAGGAGCTGTTCGCGGCGATCGGTCGCCGCCTGGGCTCCAGGGCGAAGGCTTCGCCGGACGACCGGGGGAAGGCGCGACCCGATGGCGCCTTCGACAGGGAGGAGGCCCTGGCGCGATTCGACGGCGACCAGGAGATCCTCATGAGCGCCGTGGTGGGGTTCCTCGCGGAGTCTCCCAAGTGGTTGCAGGAGATCCGGGCGGCGGTGAAGGCGCGCGACTCGGGCCGGATAGGGAAGGGGGCGCACTCCCTGCGAGGCGCCGCGATGAACGTGAGCGCCCCGCACGTGGCCCGCGCGGCGATGGTCCTGGAGGACATGGGTCAGGGCGACTCCGTGGACCGGGCCGACGAGGCCATGGCGGTTCTGGAGAAGGAGATGGCGCGCCTCGAACCGGTCCTGCAGTCCTTCTCCAAGGCCCACGCCGCGTAA
- a CDS encoding bifunctional nuclease domain-containing protein — MLAVLALLASPELSAQESPAVPERPDGPVPVHVAGIRQTGPDQVLLILADESEQRAVPIAVGRDQGIAIYLGKTKTETARPMTHDLLASILGVLGAVIEKITVTGLKADVYFAEISLRAGGKVHPIDARPSDAIALAVRLNAPMFSAAALLKPLDGSDPERTIHAEKRLGLTVQELDRDLAASLGAEAVRGVLVASVLKGGVAERAGLQRGDILEALDGQPVPHLAEFRGSSGREIKSFTIWRDGQTRTVATP; from the coding sequence ATGCTCGCCGTCTTGGCGCTCCTGGCGAGCCCGGAGCTGAGCGCCCAGGAGTCGCCGGCCGTCCCCGAACGTCCCGACGGGCCGGTCCCCGTGCATGTCGCCGGGATCCGGCAGACCGGGCCCGATCAGGTGCTGCTGATCCTGGCGGACGAGAGCGAGCAGCGGGCCGTGCCGATCGCGGTGGGCCGGGACCAGGGAATCGCCATCTACCTCGGAAAGACGAAGACGGAGACGGCGCGCCCGATGACGCACGATCTGCTGGCGTCCATCCTGGGCGTCCTGGGGGCGGTCATCGAAAAGATCACGGTGACGGGGCTGAAGGCGGACGTCTACTTCGCGGAGATCTCGCTGCGGGCGGGGGGCAAGGTCCATCCGATCGACGCGCGCCCCTCCGACGCCATCGCGCTCGCCGTGCGCCTGAACGCGCCGATGTTCTCGGCGGCCGCTCTCCTGAAGCCTCTCGACGGCTCCGATCCGGAACGGACGATTCACGCCGAAAAGCGTCTCGGGCTGACCGTGCAGGAGCTGGACCGCGATCTGGCGGCGTCCCTGGGGGCCGAGGCGGTCCGGGGCGTCCTCGTCGCCAGCGTCCTCAAGGGGGGCGTCGCCGAGCGCGCCGGGCTGCAGCGCGGCGACATCCTCGAGGCGCTCGACGGGCAGCCGGTCCCCCACCTGGCGGAATTCCGCGGCAGCAGCGGGCGGGAGATCAAGTCCTTCACGATCTGGCGGGACGGACAGACGCGGACGGTCGCTACCCCTTGA